A portion of the Cryptomeria japonica chromosome 5, Sugi_1.0, whole genome shotgun sequence genome contains these proteins:
- the LOC131034663 gene encoding ADP-ribosylation factor 1-like produces MGNKSSRIPEVSKEVHILMVGLDSGGKTTILYKLNLDEVVQTIPTVGFNVETVKHKNVTFVVCDVGGQEKIRPLWKEYIGHSKGVIFVVDSDDRERISEAKDVLHNLLKEKELRDAAVVVFANKNDFPNAMSVLEITEELEMSSLTQRHWHVQSSCATSGDGLYEGLDWLSNNV; encoded by the coding sequence ATGGGAAACAAATCCAGCAGAATACCAGAGGTTTCCAAGGAAGTGCATATTTTGATGGTGGGTCTTGATTCTGGAGGGAAAACTACAATCCTATACAAGTTAAACCTTGATGAAGTTGTTCAGACCATTCCCACAGTGGGGTTCAATGTGGAGACAGTGAAGCACAAGAATGTTACCTTCGTTGTGTGTGATGTTGGGGGCCAGGAAAAGATCAGGCCCCTCTGGAAGGAATACATTGGGCATTCCAAGGGCGTTATTTTTGTTGTAGACAGTGATGACAGGGAGCGTATTAGTGAGGCAAAAGATGTGTTGCACAATTTGCTGAAAGAGAAAGAGCTGAGAGATGCTGCTGTTGTTGTGTTTGCAAACAAGAATGATTTTCCCAATGCAATGAGTGTTTTAGAGATCACAGAGGAGCTTGAAATGTCTTCTTTAACTCAACGCCATTGGCATGTTCAGAGCTCCTGTGCTACTTCTGGTGATGGTCTCTATGAAGGCTTGGATTGGCTTTCTAATAATGTGTAG